The proteins below are encoded in one region of Podarcis raffonei isolate rPodRaf1 chromosome 8, rPodRaf1.pri, whole genome shotgun sequence:
- the MTSS2 gene encoding protein MTSS 2 isoform X4, with product METAEKECGALGGLFQAIVNDMKSSYPIWEDFNSKATKLHSQLRTTVLAAVAFLDAFQKVADMATNTRGATRDIGSALTRMCMRHRSIETKLRQFTNALMESLINPLQDRIEDWKKTANQLDKDHAKEYKRARHEIKKKSSDTLKLQKKARKGKGDLQPQLDNALQDVNDMYLLLEETEKQAVRKALIEERGRFCTFIAYLQPVVNGEITMLGEITHLQGIIDDLVVLTADPHKLPSASEQVIKDLKGSDYSWSYQTPPSSPSSSGSRKSSMCSLAQPVNANTRLSSVSSHDSGFISQDAMFSKPPSPMPSDLTSQKSSSSASSEASETCQSVSECNSPTSDWSKASLYEQPVATTLQRRKDRVEHLREAELGSTSLLYPGISLEEGSRPRMSPASIAAKHGEEVSPAASDLAMVLTRGLSLEHQKSSRDSLQYSSGYSTQTTTPSCSEDTIPSQGSDYDCYSVNGDMEGESQSEFDKSSTIPRNSNIAQNYRRMIQTKRPASTAGLPTGTALPTGATPGVATIRRTPSTKPTVRRTLSNAGPIPIRPPIVPVKTPTVPDSPGYTGPTRVGSEECVFYTDDASPSAMDFAKASPKRLSLPNTAWGSNVMEISVYAGKHLSTEEEEQQLAANRHSLVEKIGELVASAHALGEGQFPFPTGVSALGPGEETPTPPPAASSDPPAEDMLVAIRRGVRLRRTITNDRSAPRFL from the exons GAGCCACGAGGGACATCGGCTCCGCACTAACCCGGATGTGTATGCGGCACCGCAGTATTGAGACCAAGCTGAGGCAGTTTACCAA CGCCCTGATGGAGAGCCTGATTAACCCCCTGCAGGATCGGATAGAGGACTGGAAGAAGACTGCTAACCAGCTTGACAAAGATCACGCGAAAG AATACAAACGAGCCCGCCATGAGATAAAGAAGAAGTCCTCTGACACACTGAAGCTTCAGAAGAAAGCCCGCAAAG GTAAAggggacctgcagcctcaactGGACAATGCACTCCAAGATGTCAATGACATGTACCTTCTTTTGGAAGAAACGGAGAAACAGGCTGTCCGCAAGGCACTCATTGAGGAGCGAGGGCGGTTCTGCACCTTCATCGCTTATTTGCAACCTGTGGTG AATGGAGAGATCACCATGCTGGGAGAGATCACCCACCTGCAGGGCATCATTGACGACCTGGTGGTCCTGACAGCTGACCCCCACAAATTGCCATCGGCCAGTGAACAG GTGATCAAAGACTTGAAGGGCTCTGATTATAGCTGGTCTTACCAGACCCCGCCGTCCTCTCCCAGCAGCTCTGGGTCCCGCAAATCCAGCATGTGCAG CCTGGCACAGCCCGTCAATGCCAACACCCGCCTGTCCAGCGTCTCATCGCATGACTCTGGCTTCATCTCCCAGGACGCCATGTTCTCCAAGCCACCTTCGCCAATGCCCTCGGACCTCACCAGTCAG AAGTCCTCCAGCTCCGCATCGTCCGAGGCCTCAGAAACCTGCCAGTCTGTTAGCGAATGCAACTCCCCGACCTCG GATTGGTCCAAGGCTAGCCTCTATGAACAGCCGGTGGCAACCACACTGCAGCGAAGGAAGGACCGCGTAGAGCATCTCCGTGAAGCTGAGCTGGGCTCCACCAGCCTGCTATACCCAGGAATCAGCTTGGAGGAAGGCTCCAGGCCCCGCATGTCCCCAGCCTCCATTGCTGCCAAG CATGGGGAGGAGGTGTCCCCAGCCGCAAGTGACCTGGCCATGGTGCTGACCCGAGGACTGAGTCTTGAGCACCAGAAGAGTAGCCGGGACTCCCTGCAGTACTCCAGTGGCTACAGCACACAAACCACCACTCCTTCCTGCTCTGAGGACACCATCCCCTCGCAAG GCTCAGATTACGACTGCTATTCCGTGAACGGCGACATGGAAGGGGAGAGCCAGAGCGAATTCGACAAATCCTCGACTATCCCTCGCAACAGCAACATCGCCCAGAATTACCGGCGCATGATCCAGACCAAGCGGCCTGCTTCTACTGCTGGCCTGCCCACCGGCACTGCCCTGCCCACCGGCGCCACGCCAGGGGTGGCCACCATCCGCCGCACACCTTCCACCAAGCCCACGGTACGCCGAACCCTCTCCAACGCCGGCCCCATTCCCATCAGACCCCCCATCGTCCCTGTCAAGACGCCAACAGTGCCTGACTCCCCTGGGTACACCGGCCCCACCCGGGTGGGCAGCGAGGAATGTGTGTTCTACACTGACGATGCCTCACCAAGCGCCATGGACTTTGCCAAAGCCTCACCCAAGAGGCTGAGCCTGCCAAACACCGCCTGGGGCAGCAACGTGATGGAGATCTCTGTGTACGCCGGGAAGCACCTCTCCaccgaggaggaggagcagcagctggcAGCCAACCGACACAGCCTGGTGGAGAAGATTGGGGAGCTAGTGGCCAGTGCCCATGCCCTTGGCGAGGGCCAGTTTCCCTTCCCCACCGGGGTCTCTGCCCTCGGTCCCGGGGAAGAGACACCCACTCCTCCCCCGGCGGCCTCCAGCGACCCTCCGGCGGAAGACATGCTGGTGGCCATCCGCCGTGGAGTGCGCCTTCGCAGGACCATCACCAATGACAGGTCGGCGCCCCGGTTTTTGTGA